The following DNA comes from Buttiauxella agrestis.
TTGCGGTTAAGGTCGACTTTGGTGCCACCATGTTATTTTTTAGCTTCTGGTTTCCTACGCGAAATTGCACCAGTGTGACGTAATAGGGCGACGGGTTTTTAACCATAACCTGGCCGTTTGCAACATGGCAGGTCAGAGATTTAGGAGCATCAGCAGGGTTCGATTCCAACCCTTGTGGGCGCATAAATAGTTTGATGACGCTCTGGGTCGCAATTTGTAAGGTATTGCCTTTCAATGACTCTTTGGGCACTGAAGGAATCGCTTTGCTATTGATATAAAATACGCTTTCGCGATCTTGTGGCAGCATTGGGCCGTTATAAATAATACGCAGCCGGTTCTCTTTTTTGGGGCCAAGAGCAAATAAAGGCGGAGTAATGATAAAGTTATCGACTTTATTATTACTGCCATCAGACACCCAAGACTGAATTAAAAAACGGGTGGTTTCTGATGTGTTCAGAATCGGTAAAACCGTGTTTTTTTCGTTGGTATGATAAATAACCCGTGTGGCCCCCAAAGCAATTCCTCCGGCGTAAGCCGCGGTTGCAGATGTCAGTATCAGAGAACTGGCAAGAAGAGATTTTTGGAGAATATGCATAGATGTTTTGCGCTCTGACATAAATTTAAAAAGTCCCCCGCAATGAAGCGGGGGAAGACAGCAAATCAGGAGAAGGTCGTGCTAAATGTTGCAACGGCGGAGACATTACCCGCGGTTGCCGCAGCGCCTGTTGCGATGTAATCAACACTGAATGGCAGAATATTTTCGCCATCAATCAGCGTGGTTGTGGATGACGTTGTGCCCAGTGGCAGCACGGCACCGTCTGCGCCATACAGTTGCAGGGCAACGTTAGTTGCCGCACCCGCACCGGCGGTATTCGCCAGAGCGCCCGAAGTAACGGCATCGGATTGGCCGATAAAGGTTACCGATGCATTCTGGCTTGCTGTGGTGTCGCAGTCTTCGAGTTTGATATTGAATGACTTCTGCTGGCCTGCTGCTGTACCCGCGGTCGC
Coding sequences within:
- a CDS encoding fimbrial protein, whose product is MKFNSAVLSLVAAGLFSVAAHADTTVAGGTIKFEGQVVDAACSVFADSMDQTVTLDQVTASKLATAGTAAGQQKSFNIKLEDCDTTASQNASVTFIGQSDAVTSGALANTAGAGAATNVALQLYGADGAVLPLGTTSSTTTLIDGENILPFSVDYIATGAAATAGNVSAVATFSTTFS
- a CDS encoding fimbrial biogenesis chaperone, coding for MSERKTSMHILQKSLLASSLILTSATAAYAGGIALGATRVIYHTNEKNTVLPILNTSETTRFLIQSWVSDGSNNKVDNFIITPPLFALGPKKENRLRIIYNGPMLPQDRESVFYINSKAIPSVPKESLKGNTLQIATQSVIKLFMRPQGLESNPADAPKSLTCHVANGQVMVKNPSPYYVTLVQFRVGNQKLKNNMVAPKSTLTATIPGHASGSVYFQSINDFGANSAEQHCTG